In Mycobacterium sp. 050128, one genomic interval encodes:
- a CDS encoding acyl-CoA dehydrogenase family protein: MQLALTPEEAAFRDELRTVFTTKIPQETRDRVRQGSAEVVHDDVVTSHKILHEHGLAVPSWPVEWGGKDWTPTQHQIWADEMQLACVPEPLNFNTKMVGPVIAEFGSQEIKERFLPPTASLDIWWCQGFSEPEAGSDLASLRTTAVRDGDSYVVNGQKTWTTLGQYADWIFCLVRTDPQAPKRQAGISFLLFDMKTPGITVRPIKTIDGGHEVNELFFEDVRVPANQLVGEENKGWTYAKFLLGNERTGIAGVGRTKVRLAEVKKFATETGIIADPLFAARLAEAENELLALELTQSRVVTDSADGQPNPASSVLKLRGSQLQQTATELLVEVAGPDALPADGDGIASPDWAQHSAPRYLNYRKTTIYGGSSEVQRNIIASTILGL, translated from the coding sequence ATGCAACTGGCGCTGACGCCGGAGGAAGCCGCGTTCCGCGACGAGCTCCGCACCGTTTTCACGACCAAGATCCCGCAAGAGACACGCGACCGGGTACGCCAGGGCTCGGCGGAGGTGGTGCACGACGACGTGGTCACCAGCCACAAGATCCTGCACGAGCACGGTCTGGCGGTACCGAGCTGGCCGGTCGAGTGGGGCGGCAAGGACTGGACGCCGACCCAGCACCAGATCTGGGCCGACGAGATGCAGCTGGCGTGTGTCCCGGAGCCGCTGAACTTCAACACCAAGATGGTGGGCCCGGTGATCGCCGAATTCGGGTCTCAGGAGATCAAAGAGCGCTTCCTGCCGCCGACGGCCAGCCTCGACATCTGGTGGTGCCAGGGCTTTTCCGAACCCGAAGCCGGCTCCGACCTCGCGTCGCTGCGCACCACCGCGGTGCGCGACGGCGACAGCTACGTCGTCAACGGGCAGAAGACCTGGACCACGCTCGGCCAGTACGCCGACTGGATCTTCTGCCTGGTCCGCACCGACCCGCAGGCGCCCAAGCGCCAGGCCGGCATCTCGTTCCTGCTCTTCGACATGAAGACGCCGGGCATCACCGTACGGCCCATCAAGACGATCGACGGCGGCCACGAGGTCAACGAGTTGTTCTTCGAAGACGTCCGGGTGCCCGCCAATCAGCTTGTCGGAGAAGAGAATAAAGGCTGGACCTACGCGAAGTTCCTGCTGGGCAACGAGCGCACCGGCATCGCCGGCGTCGGGCGGACAAAAGTGCGCCTCGCCGAGGTGAAGAAGTTCGCCACCGAAACCGGCATCATCGCCGATCCGCTGTTCGCGGCCCGGTTGGCCGAGGCCGAAAACGAGCTGCTGGCACTGGAACTCACGCAGTCGCGAGTGGTGACGGATTCCGCGGACGGCCAGCCTAACCCGGCGTCGTCGGTGCTCAAGCTGCGCGGCAGTCAGTTGCAGCAGACCGCCACCGAGCTCCTTGTCGAGGTCGCCGGCCCGGACGCGCTGCCCGCCGACGGGGACGGCATCGCGTCTCCGGACTGGGCGCAACACAGTGCGCCGCGCTACCTCAACTACCGCAAGACGACGATCTATGGCGGCAGTAGCGAGGTACAGCGCAACATCATCGCGTCCACCATTCTGGGATTGTGA
- a CDS encoding ComEA family DNA-binding protein has translation MRTELPAERLHRRLGADPDIDSEGEQPGQDEPDEDQNSLLPRWLPDAADGGNWRARLRSDPGRAGGLALAVIAALAVLITIFTLVRDHPAPVMSAKLPPVEKASTASPKSSATPGPDRPVVVSVVGLVHKPGLVTLTPGARIADALQAAGGAMDGADTIGLNMARPLGDGEQIVVGLAPLSGQPTALGSSVTPGSSPSAKTPPPTGSVKASARPKPGEVLDLNTATVQQLDDLPGVGPVTAAAIVSWRQANGKFTNVDQLADVDGIGPSRLDKLRALVRV, from the coding sequence ATGCGAACAGAACTTCCCGCCGAACGGCTGCACCGACGCCTCGGGGCCGACCCGGATATCGATTCGGAGGGCGAGCAGCCGGGCCAGGACGAACCGGACGAGGATCAGAACTCGTTGCTGCCGCGTTGGCTTCCCGACGCAGCAGACGGTGGGAACTGGCGGGCCCGGCTGCGTTCCGATCCGGGCCGCGCGGGCGGTCTCGCGTTGGCTGTGATCGCTGCCCTGGCCGTCCTGATCACGATATTCACGCTGGTCCGCGACCATCCCGCGCCGGTGATGTCCGCAAAACTGCCTCCGGTCGAGAAGGCGTCCACGGCAAGCCCTAAGTCCTCGGCGACTCCTGGTCCCGATCGGCCGGTGGTGGTCAGCGTGGTGGGCCTGGTGCACAAGCCGGGCCTGGTGACGTTGACGCCGGGCGCGCGGATCGCCGACGCGTTGCAGGCCGCCGGCGGTGCGATGGACGGCGCCGACACCATCGGCTTGAACATGGCCCGCCCGCTCGGTGATGGTGAGCAGATTGTGGTCGGGCTGGCACCGCTGTCCGGGCAGCCGACCGCGCTGGGGAGCTCCGTGACGCCCGGCTCGTCGCCGTCCGCCAAGACGCCGCCGCCGACGGGGTCGGTCAAGGCATCCGCGCGGCCGAAGCCGGGCGAGGTGCTCGACCTGAATACCGCGACCGTGCAGCAGCTGGACGACCTGCCCGGGGTCGGGCCGGTCACCGCCGCCGCGATCGTGAGCTGGCGGCAGGCCAACGGCAAGTTCACCAACGTCGATCAGCTCGCCGACGTCGACGGCATCGGGCCGTCGCGGCTGGACAAGCTGCGCGCCCTGGTTCGTGTCTGA
- a CDS encoding ComEC/Rec2 family competence protein: MSDAPRALSQLARLDVRLVPAALTGWIVTASGIVWPVGRVLAWCCAALVAAAATLSWHAARRAARPRRLRAVTAGLVAIGVVGAGFGFAIGLRADAVARHPITAAFGTVAAVTVTPSESALALGAGRLMFRATLQRLRDDEISGRVIVFARASDFDVMVGQPLAFSARISRPTRHDLTVAVLNAAGRPVPGRAGAVQRAAHVVRDRFAATAHEVLPAAQAAMLPALVLGDTSALTADTGREFRAAGMTHLTAVSGANVTIVCAAVLFSARLFGPRAAVLLAGVALVAFVIVVQPTASVLRAAVMGAIALAGTLTARRRQAIPALSATVLLLLAIAPQLAVDAGFALSVLATGALVVIAPVWSRRLAAKGCPKPLADGLAVAVAAQLVTAPLVAGISGRFSVVAVAANLAAAPVIALITVLGSAAAVMCVLWLPGAQLLMRFTGPEVWWVSKVAHIAAGAPAATVPVPDGLAGVLLVCCATALLLTLAVLLWRRPWFRASTRVAGLVAVLCVLAWSASELLDPRADWSALRDTIVG, translated from the coding sequence GTGTCTGACGCGCCGCGGGCGCTGTCGCAGCTCGCCCGCCTCGATGTGCGGCTGGTCCCCGCCGCACTCACCGGCTGGATCGTCACCGCCTCGGGCATCGTGTGGCCGGTTGGCCGCGTGCTGGCCTGGTGCTGCGCCGCGTTGGTCGCCGCGGCCGCAACGCTGTCCTGGCATGCGGCGCGACGGGCCGCCCGACCCCGGCGGCTGCGGGCCGTCACGGCCGGTCTGGTGGCGATCGGAGTGGTCGGCGCGGGATTCGGGTTCGCGATCGGACTGCGCGCCGACGCGGTGGCTCGGCATCCGATCACCGCGGCGTTCGGGACGGTCGCCGCGGTGACGGTGACGCCCAGCGAGAGCGCGCTGGCGCTGGGCGCGGGCCGGCTGATGTTTCGCGCCACCCTGCAACGGCTGCGCGACGACGAGATATCCGGGCGGGTCATCGTTTTCGCGCGGGCGTCGGACTTCGACGTGATGGTGGGCCAACCGTTGGCGTTCTCGGCGCGGATTAGCCGCCCCACCCGCCACGACCTGACCGTCGCGGTGCTCAACGCGGCGGGCCGGCCCGTCCCGGGCCGGGCGGGGGCGGTGCAGCGGGCCGCGCACGTGGTGCGCGACCGCTTTGCCGCCACCGCGCACGAAGTGCTGCCCGCCGCGCAGGCGGCGATGCTGCCGGCGCTGGTCCTGGGCGACACCTCGGCGCTCACCGCGGATACCGGCCGCGAATTCCGGGCGGCCGGCATGACGCACCTGACGGCCGTCTCGGGAGCCAACGTCACGATCGTGTGCGCCGCGGTGCTGTTCTCTGCCCGGCTCTTCGGTCCGCGGGCGGCCGTGCTGCTCGCCGGTGTGGCATTGGTGGCGTTCGTGATCGTCGTCCAACCGACCGCCAGCGTGTTGCGGGCAGCGGTGATGGGCGCCATCGCGCTGGCGGGGACGCTGACCGCACGCCGGCGGCAAGCGATTCCGGCGCTGTCGGCCACGGTGCTGCTATTGCTTGCCATCGCTCCCCAGCTCGCTGTCGACGCCGGTTTCGCGCTGTCGGTGCTGGCGACGGGCGCGCTGGTGGTCATCGCGCCGGTCTGGTCGCGTCGCCTGGCGGCCAAGGGCTGCCCTAAACCGCTCGCGGATGGGCTCGCGGTCGCGGTGGCGGCGCAGCTGGTCACCGCGCCCCTGGTTGCCGGCATCTCGGGACGGTTCAGCGTGGTGGCCGTCGCCGCCAATCTGGCCGCCGCGCCGGTCATCGCGCTCATCACCGTGCTCGGCAGCGCGGCGGCCGTCATGTGCGTGCTCTGGCTGCCGGGGGCACAGCTGCTGATGCGTTTCACCGGCCCGGAGGTGTGGTGGGTGTCGAAGGTGGCGCACATCGCGGCCGGTGCGCCCGCGGCCACCGTGCCGGTACCCGACGGCCTGGCCGGCGTGCTGCTGGTTTGCTGTGCCACCGCGCTGCTACTCACGCTCGCGGTGCTGCTGTGGCGACGGCCCTGGTTTCGCGCGTCGACCCGGGTGGCCGGGCTGGTCGCGGTGCTATGTGTGCTGGCCTGGTCGGCGTCCGAGCTGCTGGATCCCCGAGCGGATTGGTCGGCCCTTCGTGACACCATCGTGGGGTGA
- the holA gene encoding DNA polymerase III subunit delta produces MHLVLGDEELLVERAVADVLRAARKRAGTDDIPVNHMRAGDVSTFELAELLSPSLFADERVVVLEAAAEAGKDAVAMIAAAAADLPPATMLVVVHSGGGRAKALADQLKSLGAEVHPCARITKLSERTDFVRKEFRALRVKVDEDTVTALLDAVGSDVRELASACSQLVADTGGQVDEAAVRRYHSGKAEVKGFDIADKAVAGDVAGAAEALRWAMMRGEPLVVLADALAEAIHTIGRVGPLSGDPYRLAGQLGMPPWRVQKAQKQARRWSRDSVATAMKVVAELNADVKGAAADADYALESAVRKVAELVADRGR; encoded by the coding sequence TTGCACTTGGTCCTGGGCGACGAGGAACTACTGGTCGAGCGGGCCGTGGCGGACGTGCTGCGGGCGGCGCGCAAGCGCGCCGGCACCGACGACATCCCCGTCAACCACATGCGGGCCGGCGACGTCAGTACGTTCGAGCTCGCCGAGCTGCTGAGTCCGTCGCTGTTCGCCGACGAACGCGTCGTCGTGCTGGAGGCCGCGGCCGAAGCGGGCAAGGACGCGGTCGCGATGATCGCCGCGGCGGCCGCCGACCTGCCGCCGGCCACGATGCTGGTGGTGGTGCATTCGGGTGGCGGGCGTGCCAAGGCGCTGGCCGACCAGCTGAAGTCGCTGGGCGCCGAGGTCCATCCCTGTGCGCGGATCACCAAGTTGAGCGAACGCACCGACTTCGTCCGCAAGGAGTTCCGCGCGCTGCGAGTCAAGGTCGACGAGGACACGGTCACCGCCCTGTTGGACGCCGTCGGATCCGACGTGCGCGAGCTCGCGTCGGCCTGTTCGCAGCTGGTCGCCGACACCGGCGGACAGGTCGATGAGGCCGCGGTGCGCCGCTATCACAGCGGCAAGGCCGAGGTGAAGGGGTTCGATATCGCGGACAAAGCCGTGGCCGGCGATGTCGCGGGCGCGGCCGAGGCACTGCGGTGGGCGATGATGCGCGGCGAGCCATTGGTGGTGCTGGCCGATGCACTGGCCGAAGCCATCCACACCATCGGGCGGGTCGGTCCGCTCTCCGGCGACCCGTACCGGCTGGCCGGGCAGCTGGGGATGCCGCCCTGGCGGGTGCAGAAGGCTCAGAAGCAGGCCCGGCGCTGGTCGCGCGACAGTGTGGCAACTGCGATGAAAGTGGTCGCCGAACTCAACGCCGACGTCAAGGGAGCCGCCGCGGACGCCGACTACGCGCTGGAATCAGCCGTCCGAAAGGTGGCCGAGCTGGTCGCCGACCGGGGCCGATAG
- the rpsT gene encoding 30S ribosomal protein S20, protein MANIKSQQKRIKTNESARLRNKSVKSSLRTAVRAFREAAEAGDKDKAAELLVSTNRKLDKAATKGVIHKNQAANKKSALARSLNKI, encoded by the coding sequence GTGGCCAACATCAAGTCGCAGCAGAAGCGCATCAAGACCAACGAGAGCGCCCGACTGCGCAACAAGTCGGTGAAATCGTCGCTGCGCACCGCGGTGCGCGCATTCCGTGAGGCCGCCGAGGCCGGCGATAAGGACAAGGCCGCGGAGTTGCTGGTGTCGACCAACCGCAAGCTGGACAAGGCGGCCACCAAGGGCGTCATCCACAAGAACCAGGCCGCCAACAAGAAGTCGGCGCTGGCGCGGTCCCTCAACAAGATCTGA
- a CDS encoding circularly permuted type 2 ATP-grasp protein, which yields MLKVSLPNQVETARRGSRGAAQALARSERIFRGYNSSDAYAMAFDEMFDAQGNVRGPYKGIYAELAPSDASDLRARADALARAFIDQGITFSLSGQERPFPLDLVPRVISSAEWNRLERGIVQRVKALEMYLDDIYGDQEILNDGVIPRRLVTSCEHFHRQAVGIVPPNGVRIHVAGIDLIRDEKGTWRVLEDNLRSPSGVSYVMENRRTMARVFPNLFATHRVRAVDDYASHLLRALRNSAATNEADPTVVVLTPGVYNSAYFEHSLLARQMGVELVEGRDLFCRDNQVYMRTTEGERQVDVIYRRIDDIFLDPLQFRADSVLGVAGLVNAARAGNVVISSAIGNGVGDDKLVYTYVPTMIEYYLGEKPLLANVDTYRCWLDDEREEVLDRIDELVIKPVEGSGGYGIVFGPDASEKELAAVSKKIRDDPRSWIAQPMMELSTVPTRIGNALAPRYVDLRPFAVNDGDDVWVLPGGLSRVALVEGSRVVNSSQGGGSKDTWVLAPRTSGADRELGAAEVVRSLPKSMSDPEADDSAGSSRQQPLHSEQSQEEKPPKKQKQKQQQQQQHQRMVR from the coding sequence ATCCTTAAAGTGAGTCTTCCGAACCAGGTTGAAACAGCCAGGCGGGGTTCGCGCGGCGCTGCACAGGCGCTGGCGCGCTCCGAGCGCATTTTCCGCGGGTACAACTCGTCGGACGCCTACGCGATGGCATTTGACGAAATGTTCGACGCGCAGGGCAACGTACGGGGTCCCTACAAGGGCATCTACGCCGAGCTGGCGCCATCGGACGCCTCGGACCTGCGGGCCCGCGCCGACGCGTTGGCCCGCGCGTTCATCGACCAGGGCATTACCTTCTCGTTATCGGGCCAGGAACGGCCGTTTCCGCTGGACCTGGTGCCGCGGGTGATCTCCTCGGCCGAATGGAACCGGCTCGAGCGCGGCATCGTCCAACGGGTCAAAGCCCTGGAGATGTATCTCGACGACATCTACGGCGATCAGGAGATCCTGAACGACGGTGTGATTCCGCGTCGCCTGGTCACCTCCTGCGAGCACTTTCACCGCCAGGCAGTCGGCATTGTCCCGCCCAACGGCGTGCGCATCCACGTTGCCGGCATCGACCTGATCCGCGACGAGAAAGGCACCTGGCGGGTCCTCGAGGACAACCTGCGTTCGCCCTCGGGCGTGTCGTACGTCATGGAGAACCGGCGCACGATGGCGCGGGTGTTCCCGAACCTGTTCGCCACCCACCGGGTGCGTGCGGTCGACGACTACGCCTCGCACCTGCTGCGGGCGCTGCGCAATTCCGCGGCGACCAACGAGGCCGACCCGACCGTGGTGGTGCTGACCCCCGGCGTCTACAACTCCGCCTACTTCGAGCATTCGCTGCTCGCCCGGCAGATGGGTGTCGAACTGGTCGAGGGCCGCGACCTGTTCTGCCGCGACAACCAGGTGTACATGCGCACCACCGAGGGGGAGCGCCAGGTCGACGTCATCTATCGGCGCATCGACGACATCTTCCTCGACCCGCTGCAGTTCCGCGCCGACTCGGTGCTGGGGGTGGCCGGTCTGGTCAACGCCGCCCGCGCCGGCAACGTCGTGATCTCCAGCGCGATCGGCAACGGCGTCGGCGACGACAAGCTGGTCTACACCTACGTGCCGACCATGATCGAGTACTACCTCGGCGAGAAGCCGCTGCTGGCCAACGTGGACACCTACCGGTGCTGGCTCGACGACGAACGCGAGGAGGTGCTCGACCGGATCGACGAGCTGGTCATCAAGCCGGTCGAGGGATCCGGCGGGTACGGCATCGTGTTCGGCCCGGACGCTTCCGAGAAAGAATTGGCGGCCGTCAGCAAGAAGATTCGCGACGATCCCCGAAGTTGGATCGCGCAGCCGATGATGGAGCTGTCCACCGTGCCGACGCGGATCGGCAACGCGCTGGCCCCGCGCTACGTCGACCTGCGACCGTTCGCTGTCAACGACGGCGACGACGTGTGGGTGCTGCCGGGCGGGTTGAGCCGGGTGGCCTTGGTCGAGGGCTCGCGGGTGGTCAACTCCAGCCAGGGCGGAGGCTCGAAAGACACCTGGGTGCTGGCGCCGCGCACGTCGGGCGCGGATCGCGAGCTGGGCGCCGCCGAAGTCGTGCGGTCGTTGCCGAAGTCCATGTCGGATCCCGAGGCCGACGACTCGGCGGGCTCGTCGCGTCAGCAGCCGCTGCACAGCGAGCAATCGCAGGAAGAGAAGCCGCCGAAAAAGCAAAAGCAAAAACAACAGCAGCAGCAGCAACACCAGAGGATGGTCCGCTGA
- a CDS encoding alpha-E domain-containing protein: protein MLARNAEALYWIGRYVERADDTARILDVALHQLLEDSSVDPDQASRLLLRVLGIEAPEQDLDVWSLTDMVAYSTDNKGGSSIVDAITAARENAKSAREVTSSEIWECLNTTYHALPERERAAKRLGPHEFLSFIEGRAAMFAGLADSTLSRDDGYRFMLLGRAIERVDMTVRLLLSRVGDSASSPAWVTLLRSAGAHDTYLRTYRGVLDAGRVVEFMMLDRLFPRSVFYSLKLAEESIEELVRNPMSRVGATAEAQRLLGQARSELEFLPPGVLLDTLETRLAGLQTTCRDVGDALSQQYFHVTPWVAWSDAGNSASLVARNGDT, encoded by the coding sequence ATGTTGGCCCGAAATGCCGAGGCGCTCTACTGGATTGGCCGTTATGTCGAGCGGGCCGATGACACCGCGCGCATTCTGGATGTGGCGCTGCACCAGTTGCTGGAGGACTCCAGCGTCGACCCCGACCAGGCGTCCCGGCTGCTGTTGCGCGTGCTCGGCATCGAGGCGCCGGAGCAGGATTTGGACGTCTGGTCGTTGACCGACATGGTGGCCTACAGCACCGACAACAAGGGCGGTTCCTCGATCGTCGACGCAATCACAGCGGCGCGCGAAAACGCCAAGTCGGCGCGCGAGGTGACATCCAGCGAAATCTGGGAATGCCTCAACACCACCTACCACGCCCTGCCCGAACGCGAACGTGCCGCCAAACGCCTTGGGCCACACGAGTTTCTGTCTTTCATCGAGGGCAGGGCCGCGATGTTCGCCGGTCTGGCGGACTCGACGCTTTCGCGTGACGACGGATACCGATTCATGTTGTTGGGCCGCGCTATTGAGCGCGTCGACATGACGGTGCGGCTCTTGCTGTCTCGGGTGGGGGACAGCGCGTCCTCGCCGGCCTGGGTAACCCTGCTGCGCTCGGCGGGCGCTCACGACACCTATCTGCGTACCTATCGCGGGGTGCTGGACGCCGGCCGGGTGGTCGAGTTCATGATGCTCGACCGATTGTTCCCGCGGTCGGTGTTCTACTCGCTGAAGCTCGCCGAAGAAAGCATCGAAGAGTTGGTGCGTAATCCGATGAGCCGGGTGGGGGCCACCGCCGAGGCGCAGCGACTGCTCGGACAGGCCCGCAGCGAACTGGAATTCCTGCCGCCGGGGGTATTGCTCGACACGCTCGAGACTCGTCTGGCCGGTCTGCAGACGACCTGCCGAGATGTCGGAGATGCGTTGTCCCAACAGTACTTCCATGTCACGCCGTGGGTGGCGTGGTCGGATGCGGGGAATAGCGCCAGCCTGGTCGCCCGGAACGGCGATACCTGA
- a CDS encoding transglutaminase family protein yields the protein MWRLRVVHTTGFAYQSAVTASYNEARLTPSSDTRQNVILNRIETIPATRSYRYIDYWGTAVTAFDLHAPHTDLTVTSSSVVETEQPEPAAKDVSFKDLQSAAVIDRFDEFLQPTDYTPASKRLSSVGKKIIKSHEPQEAVIAAANWVHGELEYLPGTTGVHTPGIEALKAGKGVCQDFVHLSLMLLREMGIPARYVSGYLHPKRNAVVGDTVDGRSHAWIQAWTGGWWNYDPTNDTEITEQYVSVGVGRDYTDVSPLKGIFSGRGATDLDVVVEVTRLA from the coding sequence ATGTGGCGGCTTCGCGTGGTGCACACGACCGGGTTCGCCTACCAATCGGCGGTGACCGCGTCCTATAACGAGGCCAGGCTTACCCCGAGTTCAGACACCCGGCAAAACGTCATCCTCAACCGGATCGAAACCATTCCGGCAACCCGGTCCTACCGGTACATCGACTACTGGGGCACCGCCGTCACCGCGTTCGACTTGCACGCGCCGCACACCGATCTAACGGTGACGTCGTCATCGGTCGTCGAGACCGAACAGCCGGAGCCGGCCGCGAAGGATGTCAGCTTCAAGGACCTGCAGTCCGCCGCGGTGATCGACCGGTTCGACGAATTTCTGCAGCCCACCGACTACACCCCGGCAAGCAAGCGGCTTAGCTCCGTCGGCAAGAAGATCATCAAAAGCCATGAGCCACAGGAAGCCGTGATCGCCGCGGCCAACTGGGTGCACGGCGAGCTGGAATACCTTCCGGGGACCACCGGCGTGCACACGCCCGGGATCGAGGCGCTCAAGGCGGGCAAGGGTGTCTGCCAGGACTTCGTTCACCTGTCGCTAATGCTGTTGCGTGAGATGGGAATTCCGGCCCGCTACGTATCGGGTTATTTACACCCCAAACGGAACGCCGTCGTCGGGGACACCGTGGACGGTAGAAGCCACGCGTGGATTCAGGCCTGGACGGGTGGGTGGTGGAACTACGACCCCACCAACGACACCGAGATCACCGAGCAATACGTCAGCGTCGGGGTCGGCCGTGACTACACCGATGTGTCCCCGTTGAAGGGCATCTTCTCGGGGCGGGGCGCAACCGACCTCGACGTCGTCGTCGAGGTCACCCGACTGGCCTAG
- a CDS encoding PPE domain-containing protein, producing MAEMLKVEYDELMARAAELEVPLPAPPPDSARPPCAISFVVDSGTQLDYSASAIRESIKRAEQEYLVLAESLRNAALAYEEADQAAADALTEGSSTTPESASTPPAQKTGGGESFAAPPEIPGYDGYYDLRQAIEDIEAPDQGPAYTKFEADWNSYVLALQSDAVMQRFRPFEYWEGESAAAVEANFEQQKKWLVQLGNSSCFQIASQARGVVDAHKWAVTVHPTSYDLYITDYWYDEYGRRGDITRQSEVLTWYVDMQERSETVLADYNQRAAVPLSLVYPSNPPAAVTVNAPLQIPDNAGEIIRGAIGGVVGAETGGANPGALASQLGNANVADTVSSLSDMASSQTSTASDPFAETAPPPLPTGVPGLSAGAGVKPASFGGGGMPSMPLQSATDAGAGSGGSTRPAASGVGAGPGAGGAMAGRGAMGGGMPMGAGAGQGQGKDSKAKRYGDEEELYTEDRPWTSSVVGSRRRNEASDDGPK from the coding sequence ATGGCTGAGATGCTGAAGGTCGAGTACGACGAGCTGATGGCCCGGGCCGCCGAACTCGAGGTCCCGCTGCCTGCCCCGCCGCCAGACAGCGCGCGGCCTCCCTGCGCCATTTCTTTTGTCGTGGATTCCGGCACACAGCTGGATTATTCCGCCAGCGCGATTCGCGAAAGTATTAAACGCGCCGAACAGGAATATCTGGTGTTGGCGGAATCGCTGCGAAACGCGGCGCTGGCCTACGAGGAAGCCGATCAGGCGGCCGCGGACGCCCTCACCGAGGGGTCTTCCACCACGCCCGAGTCCGCGAGCACGCCTCCTGCGCAGAAAACCGGAGGAGGCGAAAGTTTCGCGGCGCCACCGGAAATACCCGGATATGACGGCTATTACGACCTCAGGCAGGCGATCGAGGATATCGAGGCTCCCGACCAGGGCCCGGCGTACACCAAGTTCGAGGCCGACTGGAACAGCTATGTGTTGGCGCTGCAATCGGATGCCGTGATGCAGCGGTTCCGCCCCTTCGAGTATTGGGAGGGCGAGTCCGCGGCCGCGGTCGAAGCCAACTTCGAACAGCAGAAGAAGTGGTTGGTCCAATTGGGCAATAGCTCGTGCTTCCAGATTGCCAGTCAAGCCAGAGGCGTTGTGGATGCCCACAAATGGGCCGTCACCGTCCACCCCACGTCCTACGACCTGTACATCACCGACTACTGGTACGACGAGTACGGGAGGAGGGGAGACATCACCAGACAGAGTGAAGTTCTGACGTGGTACGTGGACATGCAGGAAAGGTCGGAGACGGTGCTGGCCGATTACAACCAGCGTGCCGCCGTCCCGTTGTCGCTGGTGTATCCCTCCAATCCGCCGGCCGCGGTCACCGTCAACGCGCCCCTTCAGATACCGGATAACGCCGGCGAGATCATCCGCGGCGCTATCGGCGGTGTTGTCGGCGCGGAGACCGGGGGTGCCAACCCCGGGGCACTTGCGTCGCAGCTGGGCAACGCCAACGTCGCGGACACCGTGAGCAGCCTCAGCGACATGGCGTCCAGCCAAACCAGTACGGCCAGCGACCCGTTCGCCGAGACTGCGCCGCCCCCACTGCCGACGGGAGTGCCCGGACTGTCGGCGGGCGCAGGGGTCAAGCCGGCGTCGTTCGGGGGCGGCGGCATGCCGTCGATGCCGTTGCAGTCCGCGACGGACGCCGGAGCGGGCTCGGGCGGTTCGACACGACCCGCGGCCAGCGGGGTTGGCGCCGGCCCGGGCGCGGGCGGCGCGATGGCCGGCCGCGGCGCAATGGGCGGTGGGATGCCGATGGGCGCCGGCGCGGGCCAGGGCCAGGGAAAGGACAGCAAGGCCAAGCGTTACGGCGACGAAGAGGAGCTCTACACCGAAGATCGACCGTGGACTTCGTCGGTCGTCGGAAGTCGCCGTCGCAACGAAGCCTCGGACGACGGCCCCAAATGA